The segment ACAATGCGGCTTTTTGCGTAGCGCGCAGTTTTCCTGGTGATAATGGCCTGGTCATGACCCTCTCCCGGCATGCGGGTGTCGATGATCGTCCTTTGCTGCGCATTGATTATGGCAGCGCTTACACTGGTGAACTTCCCGGTGCGTCCTTACAGGACAATCTGTTGCTCGATCAGCGTCTGTTGAAACCCGATCTCAAACACTGGAGCGTGGAACCGCATCATCTCGCTACCAGCAATCCCATCGCCATTGATGAGTTTCTGGCACAAACGCTGGACGCGGATACCCTCCAGCTCACCTGGCAGGCCAAAGCAGCCGTTTCATTGCACGGGATGAAAGCGGCGTTGCTGCTGATGGATGAGGTGCAGGGCAGGGTGAACGGTTTGAGTGCCTGGGTAAAGCGCGGCGATCGTGTGGTATGGGATGTACCGCCGCAGCCAGCGTTACCCCGGTTGCCTGCGCCTTTGCCGCAGCCTGCGCCACTCACCCATGACGAAGCCAGTGGGTTGATCGACTATGGTACCTGGCGCATCAATACCGACAGTTGTTCACTCGATCCGATGCGGCGTGAAGTAAGCGTCGCGCCGCTCACCGACGATAAAGCGTTGCTGCTGGTGAGCTGTGAAACCGGGGCGTATAACGTGATTGATCTGGCCTTTGAAGTGACACGTAGTCAACCCTATGTGGCGCGCGGTCTGACGCTGACCTTACCCTTCACACCCGCGTCACGCAGTGATAATCAACTGGAGCTGGTGAATGCCGAATACGATGCCAGCAGCGGCTTCCTTTATACCTTTAGCAAGGGGCGTGGCCTGGGGGATTGTGGCATCGCTACGCGCTGGCAGTTTGATGGCAATGAATTTGTGCTGGCGGAGTATGCGGAAGAGAAGACCTGTGATGCCTGGCACAGCAGCGATGACTGGCCAACCTTGTGGGTCAGCCAGTCGGAGACGGCACCGCAATCGCGTTAACGGATTGCCTGTACCATCATCGGTGAGCCATTCTGGTTA is part of the Pantoea phytobeneficialis genome and harbors:
- a CDS encoding DUF1176 domain-containing protein, giving the protein MSYWMKSLLLLLFLFAAGVQADPLQKSFSDWQLTCNNAAFCVARSFPGDNGLVMTLSRHAGVDDRPLLRIDYGSAYTGELPGASLQDNLLLDQRLLKPDLKHWSVEPHHLATSNPIAIDEFLAQTLDADTLQLTWQAKAAVSLHGMKAALLLMDEVQGRVNGLSAWVKRGDRVVWDVPPQPALPRLPAPLPQPAPLTHDEASGLIDYGTWRINTDSCSLDPMRREVSVAPLTDDKALLLVSCETGAYNVIDLAFEVTRSQPYVARGLTLTLPFTPASRSDNQLELVNAEYDASSGFLYTFSKGRGLGDCGIATRWQFDGNEFVLAEYAEEKTCDAWHSSDDWPTLWVSQSETAPQSR